A DNA window from Ignavibacteriales bacterium contains the following coding sequences:
- a CDS encoding IPT/TIG domain-containing protein has protein sequence MKIYIAIIALVISIVLLSGCVDNTIPPGWPPETNPVASPVITSISPADSAVGGVLDITINGSNFGAAIDQCVVYFGTETGVMTSFTSNKIVARRPVTYGESVSTRVVVLLADDVAQKNYKIKKVVSPFATFPGAALSNTIASDNSGNIYLAFTSVHDSSNTNRVIRRLTPNGANPIVSDYALHPVGLTVSCMRVAPNGTIYLLMTGSGGEFHSIPPGGGSSTKLFGFQKNMLCFDFGQDGTIYAGGPIDTKNAINIVPPGSTTFTAGPSYPKHIIRALRVFSNYVYVLAEVAKTDTINVQGVYRHLISGGSLGAQELVLAWSATGDYANSKFKDLTFSANGDIYIATDKNSDPILLVNYNSSSNAVTGMRSLYKNLITTGSCGGLTWTGNIIYDRVVPPVTGSDPSIIAIDMGNPGAPYYGR, from the coding sequence TCCGCCGGGCTGGCCGCCGGAGACAAATCCTGTCGCATCCCCTGTCATTACGAGCATATCTCCTGCGGATAGTGCGGTGGGAGGTGTTCTTGATATCACGATCAATGGAAGTAATTTTGGGGCTGCTATCGATCAATGCGTCGTCTATTTTGGAACTGAAACGGGCGTTATGACCAGTTTTACTTCGAATAAAATTGTAGCGCGTAGACCGGTAACCTACGGTGAATCTGTTTCAACAAGAGTTGTTGTTCTGCTTGCAGATGATGTTGCCCAAAAAAATTATAAAATAAAAAAAGTTGTATCACCGTTTGCTACATTTCCCGGTGCTGCACTTTCTAATACTATTGCCTCGGATAATTCTGGCAATATATACTTAGCATTTACTAGTGTTCATGACTCTTCCAATACTAATAGAGTAATTCGTAGACTTACGCCAAATGGAGCAAATCCGATAGTGAGCGATTATGCCTTACATCCGGTTGGTTTAACAGTTTCTTGTATGCGGGTCGCACCAAATGGGACAATATACTTACTGATGACGGGAAGTGGTGGAGAATTCCATTCCATTCCACCCGGAGGAGGAAGTTCGACCAAACTATTTGGATTTCAAAAAAACATGCTTTGTTTCGATTTTGGTCAAGATGGGACTATTTATGCAGGCGGACCCATTGATACAAAAAACGCCATAAATATCGTTCCACCAGGCTCCACCACATTTACCGCAGGGCCATCTTATCCCAAGCATATTATTAGGGCTTTACGCGTTTTTTCAAATTATGTTTATGTGTTGGCTGAGGTGGCAAAAACAGACACGATCAATGTACAGGGTGTTTATCGACATCTAATTTCTGGCGGATCATTGGGAGCACAGGAATTGGTATTAGCCTGGAGCGCTACCGGTGATTATGCAAATTCAAAGTTTAAAGATCTGACCTTTTCTGCTAATGGTGATATATACATTGCTACCGATAAAAATTCCGATCCTATTTTATTGGTCAACTATAATTCCAGCTCAAATGCAGTCACAGGAATGCGCTCATTGTACAAAAATCTTATTACAACCGGATCTTGTGGTGGATTAACTTGGACAGGTAATATTATTTATGACAGAGTGGTTCCACCGGTTACTGGAAGTGACCCCTCTATCATTGCTATTGATATGGGCAATCCTGGTGCCCCATATTATGGTAGATGA
- a CDS encoding carbohydrate-binding protein, with amino-acid sequence MFCSSKTFSQEKYKGKPWNDSTQQIPGIIQCEFYDLGGEGIAYHDNDSVNNGSGKLNPANGTFLNEFRMNEGVDISYTKTGDIDDNNYNFTEPVMGQLYVGWTVPGEWINYTVQVVETGKYDVGLMYTANGNGTISLSFDGKDISGPLLVPSTHQDRDTVAWRQWHHWNLAGNLAQVELQKGIHILTLHTITNGNMNYDWIDFKLKKSNTK; translated from the coding sequence ATGTTTTGTTCCTCCAAAACTTTCTCACAGGAGAAATACAAAGGTAAGCCTTGGAACGACAGCACTCAGCAAATACCCGGAATAATTCAGTGTGAATTTTATGATTTAGGTGGAGAAGGAATCGCCTATCATGATAACGACTCGGTTAACAATGGAAGTGGAAAACTCAATCCTGCGAACGGCACATTTCTGAATGAATTTCGTATGAACGAAGGCGTTGATATCTCCTACACCAAAACTGGAGATATAGACGATAATAACTATAATTTTACAGAACCTGTGATGGGACAATTGTATGTGGGATGGACTGTGCCCGGCGAATGGATCAATTATACTGTACAAGTAGTTGAAACGGGAAAATATGATGTCGGCCTTATGTATACTGCAAACGGAAATGGCACCATATCTCTTTCCTTCGATGGAAAAGATATCTCTGGTCCGCTACTCGTCCCATCTACTCATCAGGATAGAGACACCGTTGCATGGAGGCAATGGCATCATTGGAATCTTGCAGGTAATTTAGCACAGGTCGAATTGCAAAAAGGAATTCATATCCTCACGCTCCATACGATTACAAATGGAAACATGAATTACGACTGGATTGACTTCAAACTAAAAAAGAGCAATACAAAATAA
- a CDS encoding DUF362 domain-containing protein encodes MIILNLLTSVFALRKAGKVSQRGTYSAMTIFFTVVVTCFCLFSGNSREALYAQVISDSTIEANKPLGVERGIFPGRVVWVHDTNVAKWDGTKGNWWDDANTSQTETDKMLPAALTLLTGEKDQSKAWNALFRYFNKLKKNKDEGYLAHQKIAIKINENNTYSHSDDNELNASPQMVFALVRSLVKDAGVPQKYITVFDASRFITNNVFNKCHAEFPDVIFIDNAGNDGRVKTTYVENAILYSIDNGQLAKGLATCAVEADYLINMALLKGHVGQGVTLCAKNYYGVTSINSDWRKNAHNNFDQNRNGKPKYMTFVDFMGHKDLGEKTLLFLVDGLYGSKSVAGPPSPKWKMSPFNNSWAGSLFASQDGVAIDAVGLDFLSNEWPDAPDMKYSDNYLIEAALANDPPSKTFYDPERDQVRCISLGVMEHWNNAVEKKYSRNLGKNYGIELVHNEIND; translated from the coding sequence ATGATTATTTTGAATTTGTTAACATCGGTGTTTGCACTCCGGAAAGCCGGAAAAGTTTCCCAACGCGGAACATATAGCGCAATGACAATATTCTTCACTGTTGTCGTTACCTGTTTTTGTTTATTTTCTGGAAATAGCAGGGAAGCATTATATGCGCAGGTAATTTCTGACTCAACAATTGAAGCGAACAAACCCCTGGGTGTAGAGCGTGGCATATTCCCGGGCAGAGTAGTATGGGTACACGATACGAATGTCGCAAAATGGGATGGCACGAAGGGCAATTGGTGGGATGATGCAAACACTTCACAAACTGAAACAGATAAAATGTTACCTGCAGCCCTCACATTGCTCACAGGAGAAAAGGATCAATCAAAAGCGTGGAATGCGTTGTTCAGGTACTTCAATAAATTAAAGAAAAATAAAGATGAAGGTTATCTTGCACATCAGAAAATTGCGATCAAAATTAATGAGAACAATACCTATAGCCATTCCGACGACAATGAACTGAATGCATCCCCACAAATGGTGTTTGCTTTGGTGCGAAGTCTTGTAAAGGATGCAGGTGTTCCGCAAAAATATATTACCGTATTTGATGCCAGCCGATTTATTACCAACAATGTTTTCAATAAGTGTCATGCAGAATTCCCCGATGTAATTTTTATTGATAATGCCGGAAATGATGGACGTGTGAAAACCACGTATGTCGAGAATGCTATTCTTTATTCTATCGATAATGGTCAATTAGCAAAAGGTTTAGCGACCTGCGCAGTGGAAGCTGATTATCTCATCAATATGGCATTACTGAAAGGGCACGTTGGTCAAGGTGTCACGCTTTGCGCCAAAAATTATTATGGTGTAACCAGTATTAACAGCGATTGGAGAAAAAATGCCCATAACAATTTTGATCAGAATAGGAATGGGAAACCCAAATACATGACTTTTGTCGATTTTATGGGACATAAAGATTTAGGTGAAAAGACCTTGTTGTTTTTGGTTGATGGTTTGTATGGCTCAAAATCAGTTGCCGGGCCACCGTCGCCTAAATGGAAAATGTCTCCTTTCAACAATAGCTGGGCAGGAAGTCTTTTTGCATCACAGGATGGAGTGGCTATTGATGCGGTTGGACTTGATTTTCTGAGTAACGAATGGCCGGATGCCCCGGATATGAAGTATTCCGATAATTATTTAATTGAGGCTGCATTAGCCAACGATCCTCCATCAAAGACCTTCTACGATCCCGAAAGAGATCAGGTGAGGTGTATAAGTTTAGGCGTGATGGAGCATTGGAACAATGCTGTTGAAAAGAAGTATAGCCGGAATCTTGGAAAGAATTACGGAATTGAATTGGTACACAATGAAATCAATGATTAA
- a CDS encoding glycoside hydrolase family 16 protein, whose amino-acid sequence MKCTIILLGGLFILIIVTGCKKNDNGINSVPPSDTIPQLPGWKLVWNDEFNGSSLDLTKWQYEVNGNGGGNHELEYYTAGTSNSYVANGSLVICAKRENYLGKQYTSARINTHGLGDWKYGRFEIRAQLPFGKGLWPAIWMLPTDYVYGRWPKSGEIDIMECLGDNTWKVYGTIHFADSFGNHAQSGGSYSLPIDSASFAGGFHVLAIEWDSTSIQWSVDGNQYYSVNRSTPFDQRFHLVLNVAIGGDWPGSPNEFTTFPQTMIVDYVRVYQRP is encoded by the coding sequence TTGAAGTGTACAATTATCTTATTAGGAGGATTATTTATACTGATAATTGTCACTGGATGTAAAAAAAATGACAATGGAATAAATTCTGTTCCGCCTTCGGATACTATTCCGCAACTCCCGGGATGGAAATTGGTCTGGAATGACGAGTTCAATGGGTCATCGCTCGATCTAACAAAATGGCAGTACGAGGTGAACGGAAACGGCGGCGGAAACCATGAACTGGAATATTATACTGCAGGTACATCGAACTCATACGTTGCAAATGGATCGCTTGTTATATGCGCAAAGAGAGAAAACTACTTGGGCAAACAATATACGTCAGCGCGCATCAATACGCATGGTCTAGGAGATTGGAAGTATGGCCGGTTTGAAATTCGTGCTCAACTGCCATTTGGAAAAGGGCTCTGGCCGGCAATCTGGATGCTCCCGACCGATTATGTCTATGGAAGATGGCCCAAAAGCGGCGAGATAGATATTATGGAATGCCTTGGCGATAACACGTGGAAAGTCTATGGCACAATTCACTTTGCGGATTCATTTGGTAATCATGCACAAAGTGGTGGCAGCTATTCGTTGCCGATTGATTCTGCCAGCTTTGCCGGCGGTTTTCATGTCTTAGCAATCGAGTGGGATTCGACTTCAATTCAATGGTCCGTTGACGGCAATCAATACTATTCAGTAAATAGATCAACGCCATTCGATCAGCGTTTCCATCTGGTCTTAAACGTAGCGATAGGCGGAGATTGGCCAGGAAGCCCTAATGAGTTTACAACATTCCCCCAAACGATGATAGTGGATTATGTAAGAGTCTATCAACGCCCTTGA
- a CDS encoding family 16 glycosylhydrolase produces the protein MKTSCIIIMIIFSSIRSDAQTWNLVWSDEFNDASINTTNWKYDIGGGGWGNSELEYYTNRPENAKIDNGNLLIIARKESYGGSNYTSARLKTQDLRYFTYGKIEARIKLPVGQGLWTAFWTLGQNISSVGWPKCGEVDIMEHIDKENMNHGTMHWDNNGHVQYGGGVSCDESIYHNYSIEWNADSIKWLLDGNRYFWGNIANNVNSTDEFHLPFFIILNFAVGGSWPGNPDATTPFPDTMYVDYVRVYQVATNAVEDSRSQVSNHFSLLQNYPNPFNPSTSISYQISSASFVSLKIFDILGREVTTLVNEMKDPGTYEMKWNATQIPSGVYFYKLSAGSYTQTKKLVLSK, from the coding sequence ATGAAAACAAGTTGTATCATCATTATGATTATTTTTTCCAGCATTCGTAGTGACGCACAGACCTGGAACCTCGTTTGGTCCGATGAATTTAACGATGCAAGCATTAACACGACTAATTGGAAATATGATATCGGTGGTGGTGGTTGGGGAAACAGCGAACTTGAATATTATACAAATCGTCCTGAGAATGCAAAGATAGATAATGGCAACCTCCTCATTATAGCCAGAAAAGAATCTTATGGTGGAAGTAATTATACATCTGCACGTCTCAAGACTCAAGACTTGCGATATTTTACCTATGGAAAAATAGAAGCAAGAATTAAGCTCCCTGTGGGACAAGGATTGTGGACTGCTTTCTGGACTCTGGGACAAAATATTTCCTCAGTTGGCTGGCCTAAATGTGGTGAAGTTGACATTATGGAACACATTGATAAAGAAAATATGAATCATGGTACCATGCATTGGGATAATAATGGACATGTCCAATATGGAGGAGGTGTGTCTTGCGATGAATCAATATATCATAACTATTCTATCGAATGGAACGCTGATTCAATTAAGTGGCTACTTGATGGAAATAGATATTTTTGGGGAAATATCGCAAACAATGTAAATAGCACCGATGAATTTCATTTACCGTTCTTTATTATTCTCAATTTTGCCGTTGGCGGCAGTTGGCCTGGAAATCCTGACGCTACAACACCATTCCCTGATACTATGTATGTTGACTATGTGAGAGTGTATCAGGTCGCTACTAACGCAGTTGAAGATAGCCGCAGTCAGGTTTCCAATCATTTTTCTCTTTTACAAAACTATCCTAATCCTTTCAATCCAAGCACATCCATTAGTTATCAGATTTCATCGGCTAGTTTTGTTTCGTTGAAAATTTTCGATATTCTCGGGCGTGAAGTAACAACATTGGTTAATGAAATGAAGGATCCTGGTACGTATGAAATGAAATGGAATGCGACTCAAATACCAAGTGGAGTGTATTTTTATAAATTGAGTGCAGGAAGTTATACACAAACAAAAAAACTTGTATTATCTAAATGA
- a CDS encoding T9SS type A sorting domain-containing protein — translation MRHCIKSIVVLLALFLLGSPSIAKEKPGKQNLRLAKTSTGTLTYVLMNANNFTSWVRGDGFFNWLIDQSWNGEFPRGSGIGTIFSEGIVFGGKCNDGLFSQSLRVTGNTYFNGMRAGSIINDASGNSINAEDITSPTAVVFAVRPDMPPTVESLPSIWPDLTIDAATFNQVATPSPSQIQAVAASYFTDWQNWPASKGAPWFIDSVKIVRNDAAFDPTNVHHIPGIPSAAKTIWFSCNDLDTSVSQVFAGSPPMGIEQQTTVWAYTSSTPLNNIIFKQVKLIYKGNIGAPANSKIDSMYIVYWSDPDIGDAADDYVGCDSTLNLGYAYNATPTDLKYSSKGLTIPASGYTIVQGTSHFTGVPTDSAMINFKWRTGYKYNFAIPLTAFNYFSAGTTISDPDDAAYSGTNQWYNLMRGYLPRPEYPGGSPYYSSSSYAASHSIVSSYCLSGDPTTRKDWVDGYDLPPGDRRINNVHGPITLSLHDTAEVVIALVGGIGMDNISSVRALKSNVEFVKTFYDQIIHMALPPFISAITTFSTATTISLQADARYINATKIVVDVKSYDGSLIESTTLLDDGAHSDGAAGDNIFAGKIITSPRSYGLYADAIVTYQNNYTMTWPHVIDNITTAGPLPLTAYSIASDNLNNDGIANPGENIRYVFTVNNNSAVGLSNLTVSASPSPFGQYLTIPFLSGGASNSITYNPYDPSTYFSFTVPQGYADTVISVILVITDLSNNRWIDTLVFPVKPLSHFIYGTPITQIEGNASGNFLISIVDSTQLKNHLYIITGADINTEGGTTGYSLKDSTTGQILVTNHPLPDPLGHTSPIFDGFKVLLGTIDTLLGMKEWSIPEGTRRFSPVGGFIGLGLEGFSTAADTFAYNPNSGTIGMAGSFAFGGIGTTFTSPTQYHTILLKLAAVDPVALWNPLVTPVDANISKGYRWLRHAANPAADPSFVPWIIQSGSGYPYQDFNYSVPFSAWDMSTSPPTRLTVGMFENNDPGASVDGRYWPPDVTGDNTINREFAFIFGTPYSTTDDPIFHANLSGNASLPMMWVMTCTRRSTAPWAAEDQFEIIAYHPPTSLDRWVFNTSVLTNVKQDEMPKLFNVAQNFPNPFNPATTIQYQLSAQSNVKIKIYNVLGQEVRTLFSGIQSVGLQSVVWNSTNDAGKIMSSGVYFYRVEVTPIAGKRNSLNEVRKMVLLK, via the coding sequence ATGAGACATTGCATCAAATCCATCGTGGTGCTGCTTGCACTTTTCTTATTAGGTTCTCCTTCTATCGCTAAAGAAAAGCCTGGAAAACAAAACCTGAGACTAGCAAAAACAAGTACTGGAACATTAACCTATGTGCTTATGAATGCAAATAATTTTACTTCATGGGTGCGTGGAGATGGGTTCTTCAACTGGCTGATAGATCAATCATGGAACGGAGAGTTTCCAAGAGGATCAGGCATTGGCACTATCTTTTCCGAAGGCATTGTCTTTGGTGGAAAATGTAACGATGGTCTTTTCTCTCAATCGCTCCGTGTTACCGGTAATACCTATTTTAATGGTATGCGTGCAGGATCAATCATCAATGATGCAAGCGGGAACAGCATAAATGCGGAAGATATTACTTCCCCCACTGCGGTAGTCTTTGCAGTGCGGCCCGATATGCCGCCAACAGTAGAAAGCCTACCGTCAATATGGCCGGATCTTACAATTGATGCAGCAACATTTAATCAAGTTGCGACTCCGTCTCCTTCACAAATTCAAGCTGTCGCTGCGAGCTATTTTACAGATTGGCAGAATTGGCCGGCTTCAAAAGGAGCACCATGGTTTATTGATAGTGTGAAAATCGTTCGGAATGACGCAGCATTTGATCCAACCAACGTACATCATATTCCTGGAATTCCGAGCGCTGCAAAAACCATCTGGTTTTCCTGTAACGACCTGGACACCTCAGTCTCACAGGTCTTTGCCGGCTCGCCGCCCATGGGAATAGAACAGCAAACCACTGTATGGGCATATACCTCATCAACACCGCTCAATAATATTATCTTTAAACAGGTAAAATTAATTTATAAAGGAAATATTGGCGCTCCGGCAAATTCAAAAATCGATAGTATGTATATTGTTTATTGGTCTGATCCTGATATCGGAGATGCTGCTGATGATTATGTTGGGTGCGATTCAACACTTAATTTAGGATATGCATATAACGCAACGCCGACAGATCTAAAATACAGCAGCAAGGGATTGACTATTCCTGCATCGGGATATACGATTGTACAAGGAACATCACATTTTACCGGAGTTCCGACCGATAGTGCAATGATAAATTTCAAATGGAGAACGGGGTATAAGTATAACTTCGCAATACCACTGACTGCATTTAATTATTTCAGTGCCGGTACAACGATCAGCGATCCGGACGATGCCGCATATTCTGGAACAAATCAATGGTATAATTTGATGCGCGGTTATCTGCCGCGTCCGGAATATCCAGGTGGATCACCGTATTATTCATCATCATCGTATGCGGCGAGCCATTCCATAGTCTCCTCCTACTGTTTAAGCGGTGATCCAACCACCCGAAAGGATTGGGTTGATGGATATGATTTACCGCCGGGCGATCGGCGAATAAATAACGTTCATGGACCTATCACACTGTCTCTTCATGATACAGCCGAAGTTGTCATCGCACTCGTCGGCGGTATTGGGATGGATAACATCAGCAGTGTCAGGGCATTAAAATCGAATGTCGAGTTTGTCAAAACATTCTATGATCAGATCATTCATATGGCTCTACCGCCGTTCATCAGCGCGATAACGACTTTCTCTACAGCAACGACAATTTCCCTTCAAGCGGATGCACGATATATCAACGCGACGAAAATTGTCGTCGATGTAAAATCCTATGACGGATCGCTCATAGAGAGTACCACGTTATTGGATGATGGCGCTCATAGCGATGGTGCGGCAGGAGATAATATATTCGCTGGAAAGATCATAACATCTCCAAGGTCGTACGGACTCTACGCAGATGCAATTGTTACGTACCAAAATAATTACACGATGACATGGCCGCATGTGATTGATAATATAACGACTGCAGGACCTCTCCCTCTTACCGCGTATTCTATCGCTTCCGACAATCTCAATAATGATGGAATTGCAAATCCCGGAGAAAACATTCGTTATGTCTTTACCGTCAACAATAATTCTGCTGTCGGATTATCCAATCTGACTGTCTCTGCATCACCAAGTCCATTCGGCCAATATCTCACCATCCCCTTCTTGAGTGGAGGCGCAAGTAATTCAATCACGTATAATCCTTATGATCCATCGACCTATTTTTCTTTTACGGTACCACAAGGATATGCCGATACCGTCATTTCCGTCATTCTAGTAATCACTGATTTAAGTAACAATCGATGGATAGATACCTTGGTGTTTCCCGTAAAGCCATTGAGTCATTTTATTTACGGTACTCCGATTACACAGATTGAAGGAAATGCCTCAGGTAATTTTTTAATATCTATCGTTGATTCTACACAGTTAAAAAATCATTTGTACATAATAACCGGCGCAGATATAAACACTGAAGGCGGCACAACAGGTTATTCATTAAAAGACTCCACCACAGGACAAATCCTCGTCACAAACCATCCACTTCCGGATCCGTTAGGCCATACAAGCCCGATTTTCGATGGATTCAAAGTTTTACTTGGCACTATTGACACGCTGCTAGGTATGAAAGAATGGTCGATCCCGGAAGGCACTCGTAGATTTTCACCTGTTGGTGGATTCATTGGACTTGGCCTTGAAGGATTTAGCACTGCTGCTGATACATTTGCATACAATCCAAATAGTGGAACGATCGGAATGGCCGGCTCCTTTGCGTTTGGTGGAATAGGAACAACTTTTACAAGCCCAACACAGTATCATACCATTCTTCTCAAACTTGCGGCAGTTGATCCGGTTGCATTATGGAATCCCTTGGTTACGCCTGTAGATGCAAACATTTCGAAGGGGTATCGATGGCTGCGCCATGCTGCCAATCCAGCAGCTGACCCTTCGTTTGTGCCATGGATAATTCAATCGGGCAGTGGTTATCCATATCAAGATTTTAATTATTCAGTGCCTTTCTCTGCATGGGATATGTCAACCTCACCGCCAACTCGGCTGACAGTAGGTATGTTTGAAAATAATGATCCGGGTGCCTCGGTTGACGGCAGGTACTGGCCGCCAGATGTAACCGGTGATAATACGATCAACCGTGAATTTGCATTTATTTTCGGCACTCCGTATTCAACAACAGATGATCCGATATTCCATGCGAACCTGTCTGGGAATGCAAGTCTCCCAATGATGTGGGTGATGACCTGCACTCGAAGAAGTACAGCACCGTGGGCAGCAGAAGATCAATTTGAAATAATTGCGTATCATCCTCCCACTTCATTGGATCGATGGGTGTTCAATACATCAGTGCTTACCAATGTGAAACAAGATGAAATGCCAAAATTATTTAACGTAGCACAAAATTTTCCTAATCCCTTCAACCCTGCAACGACAATTCAATACCAGCTATCCGCACAAAGTAACGTGAAAATTAAAATTTACAATGTTCTCGGGCAGGAAGTGAGAACTCTCTTCAGTGGGATTCAAAGTGTAGGTTTGCAATCAGTAGTGTGGAATTCAACAAATGACGCCGGCAAAATCATGTCCAGCGGAGTCTATTTTTATCGTGTGGAGGTGACTCCAATAGCTGGGAAAAGAAATTCATTGAATGAAGTGAGGAAAATGGTACTGTTGAAGTGA